In Tripterygium wilfordii isolate XIE 37 chromosome 17, ASM1340144v1, whole genome shotgun sequence, the genomic window aatatatacatattttcttGGGGGAGGACAAAGACTTGACTTTGTTTTGTGTGTTAGTGTATGGGTAGGATCGCATTCAATGTAAGGAATCAAAACAATTTAAGAACTTAATAAACTACCACTataattgtttagtattaagtCATTAGATTAAGTCAAGTGTCCACATAATAAGCTAAGAGAAAATTTTGATGTAGTGCTCCACTTGGAAAAATTAAAACAGGAGCCTCTCTGGGTAGTTGTGAGTATGGAGATACTTGAAATCAACAAATGAACAAAGTGTGCAAATTTGGTACGAGACCCAAGTCCAGCTCAACAGTTCTTGTAGATCAAATAAGAATAGTTTCGTAGGTTTGACGAGCCTCCACAGGCCCAAAGCCTTTAACATGATGTAAGCCTTTGACATGACTTACATCACCTGTAAGTCTCATAAAGTGCCTATAAATATAGGGATTCACACTTGATAATGAGCAGAGAATAACAAACTCTTCCACTTCACACAATGTACGGAGGCGCATCCGACATTGCCTCGATCATGATCACTTTACACAATGCCTTTACGATTCTCTCGGCCATGCTCACTATATGCAACGCTCTTAGTACTCTCTCAGTCATGTTAACTCCACGCGACACCCCTAACACTCCTCGGCCATGTTCACTCTACACAACACTCTCCGGAGCACTATATGTTCACCCGCCACGACCGTCATGGTAATCTCACTCTACTCTCTTTGTCTCTTGTTCTCTACCTAAATTGGGTTAGTCACTGTCAATATGTTGGTGACtcacttttgttggtttttACTATCTATAGGCAGCTACGCACATCCCACGTTGCTTAGATGATAAAAGGAAGTGCATAATATGGGCTCAATATTAGATTGTTGGATCGAGCCTTCTGGTCTAATATGGGCTGGGCTTGGGAGGACAAATCTGTGCAGGTCATGGGGCCCAAAGTACACAAAATGTTGTTAGTGAAGGAGGATGACATTTTTAGGTATCAGAGCGCCCCATCTCTGCTTGTGTGAGCCTGTGTGTGGCGCCTTGTTCCAGTATGGGCTGGACCGGATTGCTGTGTGTAGATCACAGAGTGCAGCTGCGGAGGTCGTCGGTTCGGAACAAGTTCCCTCGACAAGTCCAAAAAATACGAACAGATAAGGTGGCAGTTTAAATAATGGTCTTTCTACTAATCTTGCGATGAAACAAGAGATACTGCTAAAGACAAACATGGATAGATGCTTGAAACGGAGAACAAAGCACACTGTTACATTTAGTTACTCAAAAACAGTGCAAATACTGAAATCTCACACACTGGTGCACAAAAACACTGAAAAAGATTACTCGTCATGGAAATCTTAATCTCTAACGAAAAGTTATGGAGGAGTCATGCCCTCCATAACTTTCTTGGAAGCTGGCCTGGAAGATATGTCCTCCCACCATGCCTTGACATGAGGACGCTCGTTGATCACTTTGGCATAAGGAGTTTTCATGAAGTAGTGAGTGTATGCGAGGTGGTGCAGATCAGCTAGGCTGTAAAAATCTCCAGCAAGGTACTTGGTTTTGCTAAGCCTAGCTTCATACACATCAAGCACTTTCTCTAGCTTCTCTAAGTTGGCATTGATCACCGCCTGATCCGTGGACTGACCCCTCATTGGTGCAATAAAATGTTGGAAGAAAATTGGGCTTATGGCAGGATCGTAACTCTGGGATTCCACCTCTACCCAGACCTTCACCAATGCAGCTTCTTTGGGGTTTGAAAGCCTTAGCAGATCAGAACCAGTGTCCTTGAATTTCTCAGCCACATATGCTGTGATTGCTCTGGACTCTGGCATACATTTAGGTAATCATAAGTAAATCAATCAAGAgttaacaacaaaaaaagaggGACGGTCAAACAAATATATGTATCCAACCAAGTAGAATAATCACACCAttaacccaacaacatttcacatcatttatacatagtCTAACACTAACACTCCCCATCACGTGTGGGCTGGATAATCCGATGGCCCAACatgtgcacaacaaacgagacCCAATACTAGGGTTACTCTCACATAAGGCCCTCACCTGTAGCAACAATAGGCCCACACTTTGTACAACAAATGAGAGTTTAAATTGCGAAAGTAATGTATTACTTCTGCACCTAAGACCTCCCGCTCTGTTACCATGTTAAAGATTTGTTACTCAGCCATTCaatatttcacatcatttatacatattctaacggTAAGAAACAAACAGTCTAAATGATGAATCCATTAGTACTTCAATGGAGGTCTTTTTGTAACAAAATCTCCTTCAATTGAAAGTTGATAACATTACATGTCGAGTTCTGGATGTGATACATAACCCAGAATGATACAACACAATATAAAGACAGAATATAATTATAATGCAGATCTATACCAAAGGCAACAACATGGAGAACCAATTCCAGATCAGAGAATAAAGAGCTTACCAAACAGAGTGAGATCACCATCGTCCAGTGCTGGAATCACACCAAATGGCTGCAATCACATAAACCAAATTAAAAcagttcaaaatcaaaattaatgaaatgtgATGACTGAAGAACATCTTATATAACAAATCGAAATGTATTTTTGGATTTGGTCAATGAATTACGTTCTTAGCGAGGAAGGCAGGGTGTTTGTGTTCACCAGTCATGATATTAACAGTGATAAGCTCGAAATCAGCTTGTTTCTCATGGAGACAGAACAGCACTCGCCCTGAGCAAGTTGAAAAAGGGAGTGCATAAAGCTTAAGCGCCATTGTGAGATTGAGACACAGAAAGATCGAATTACTGATCAAAATGATACAAGGAAAGAGATATCCACTAGGGTTGCAGTGGTGTAGTAGTAGTTGAAAGAGATGCAGGTCATTTTATAATAATTGTCAGCcacataataataaaaagagtTCTTGGACGGCAATAAAGATGATTAATGTaatggaattttttatttaattatttttaaatttgaaatgTTAAAAAACTGCgcatttatcttcttcttttttttattcttcctcTTCAAGATTTTAAAGGGAAATAAATAACAAAGACTTGACTTCGTTTTGTGTGTTTGTATGGGCATGATCGGAATCATAGTAAAGAATCAAAATAATTCAACAACTTTTGAAACCACTAATTGTTTGGTAGTAAGTCATTAGATTAACTCAAGTGTCCACATAAGAAGATAAGGGAAAAAGGTGATGGAAGTGCTCCACCTAGAAAAATTAAGACATGAGCCATCCCTTTGTCCTCTACGACAGAGATTCCAACTCgaaaaagaaggagaaaaaaagcACATGTACCATTCTCGACTGGCTAATAATTTTCGGATCAGACTTGATGAATAGTGAATAATTATCAAAACGGGGACAGTACTCATTTCATGGTAGAGCTCTTCATCATTGATAAACCATTCCAACAACACACATTAGTAGAGAATGTGAAAGACCAGGTAAACATACCACACACCAACAGCCAGGGAATATTGCAGAGGAACAGCATCCATCCAGTCAGTGTAATAGCCCTAATCAGCTCATGGGGTTATCATACTCTGCAATATTATATTGTGGCCATATTTAGTCCGGAAGGAAAGTAAACAGCTGTTACAGGTCTAACAATGGTTGCATTTGCATTTATATAACTTTTAATCGGTGGAACTTAACAGAAGGTGAAAGAATAGTACATGATGTTAATATATCtcttcataaaaaataaatcctTTTAGGAGGCTGCTTCTGGCTTCAGAAAGTTGTGATACTCCAACTGAGACATCTCCCCTCAGTTCACTGGGTCGAATTGGCAGCGATAGAAACTGCAAAATCATATTGAAACGGACATCAGCAatctaattttcatttttttttagcaTGTGcccaaaagacaaaaagatatgaCAAGAGATACTACAAGAAACTAGGCATCAAGGGCATGCAGAACCAAGAAAAAAGGATAAATACAAGATGCCATGGTTGGAAATTTTCTAGAAGTTGGACCACTTGCTTCTGAAGTCCCCTCAAAAAAGATAGAGAGATCATAAAATGaacaaattttcaatttatgGACTATTTAGAATCATGACAAAATATGAACTAGCTGGAATTCTTGCTGACTACTCCACAAATTccgcaattagttcatgttagttgtCACATAAACACCATATAACTCACAAGGCTTGTTTCATCTAATGCTTCTAAAATTTCATAGTAAACAATAAGATGGCAAATATTTGACGGTAAGAAGCCCAAGCTGAATTTGAACATCCTATCTTTTGTTTCTTACCTTCCATCCATGCCTAGAATTACCACTGTATTCTTTTGATGACCAAAAACAACCATATACTGCGAACCTTCAAGCAAGCGGAACTGAGCCACTGACCATTCAGAGTTGAAATACTTGGAAACTCCTGCAATACGGATTCTAATTTAGATCTGAATGTGAAGGAACCCAAACTTACTTTCACTATAGCAATAGAAGATTACAGCATAACTCAACATTGTGAAATTCATCCCATTCGTAATATTTAGGAATGTCAAAAACTTGCGAAAAGCTAACAAGCttcatttaatatttaattcttTGAGGGCCTACAATAATCCAGTTAAAGTTATTCTAACAATGTCATTGAACTTTCAGAATATCTCAACTTAACAAGGCCATCGATGTGATCCATTGATGAGCCCCCATAGGCCAGCAATCAGACAGATCAGAAGTTCTAGCATTTAAATGCTTGGAGATAAACAAAATGATTTGAGAAAGTAAGATATGAGATGAGTGATAAGTAAAGTGCAGAATTGAAAGAATTCACAGCAAAAGAAACACACTCATTCTAACACTGAAAAACTTCACCTTTAAAGAAAGATAGAGAAGAAGACAGTGATGCTACAGAATGATTTGGATCCGATGCACCTTGTGGCTTGTCAATGGCTTGGATTCCTGAATTCATCTTGACTTCTTGAGGATGAAAACATGGACAGTGCCCTTATCACTTGAAACTGCTAGCCATTGGGCACTTAAAGAGAAAGCCAAACTATAAATCTCTGCTCTATCTGCACCTCTCCGTACCTACAATATGGCATCCACTTAATTTCAACGTCTCAGGTTTTATGAAATCATAAGTTCATAATGTCTCAGCAGAGAACTTAATGAGAATCAGATGAATCAAAAAGACATATCATTTATTGGAAAAGGTACCACAGTAAGTTAATGTGCCTACTCATGTAAACACAGTTGGGTAGGAGTGCTGGGATCATCTATCCTAGTCTAATTGCTGTATTTGCACCCCATACTAAAAACTCACGAGGATGTAAATAATTGGCCAAGATAGGTACaaggaaaacaaacaaattttcCAAAAGAAGGAAGCATGAAAAAGAGAAAGCAGCCAATTTAATGAATCAGCAATAGCTTGCGCATGCTGGTTACCACTTATCCGTTGGCCTTAAAAATACCAGTAAATAACTCCTTAGCAACACAAAATTTTCACAAACTATAAAATTAAGTCATATGCTCAAGACATGTTAACCCTCCATAGTCTATAAAATTTGCTTCAATTCAATAATCCTGGCTATATGATAAACTACGGAAACTCATCAAGGCTCCAAACAAGCTCCACTACTTTTCTTTGGCAAATCATGGCTTGTTTTTTATCAGCCCCCGCCCCCCACATTCTCACCCCCAACCCTTTTTAAGTGAACAGAAGCTTCGCTAATGCAAAACTGAGCGGAAGTAGACTATAATTCACCAACCACTTTAACAACTCCTACAAGaagttataaaataaaaatagattaCATATTAAAATCCCAATCTAGATCTTCAAAaccctatcatcctacaattTCACAAAGTGTCACAATGTAAAGTGActatcataaaaataaatactgaTGGACCATAATTCAGCTACATACCTCTCGCAAAAGGGTCCCATCAGCGGTATTGAATATCCAAACAAGAGTCCCCTTGATACTAGCTGTTGCTAGCAACTGCCCATCTTGGGAGAGTGCAAAACAGGCAATCCTGGAATCGTGCGCCATAATAAACTTAGGTCGCTTAGATGCGTAATACTCCACTCTCTCCTGCCCCTTCTGTAATCCAGGACACACCAGCACAACGACCCAGTCACCTGTGATGCCTCACATAGCCCCTTGGGATTCGGATAGTCTCGATCTGATGCAAGAGCTTCAAATCCGCGAAAATGTAAACAAATATCTTCTGCTAACACTGCAACAATCCGGTCCCGCCGAAGCTTTACGGATCGAACATCAGAACGAAACGACAATTCCCCAATGCATCGGCTCTGGTGATCGTCCCATATCATGATCTTATTCGGAGGATACCGAGGGTCCGGATCACCACGAACAACTGCCAAAATATTGCACCGGAAAAGCATCTCAACAACTCCAATGCCACCGCCACGATCAAAATCGCGGCGAAAAATCTCTCTGAAGGGGTCGCAATTATAGATCCTGAAACCCCGGTCTGTGCCAGCAGCAAAGCACCCAAAATCTTGATTAAACGAGAGATGGTAAAGGGACAGCGGCGCCCCAGGTGAAACAGCCTCCGGCGGGGAGGAGAGAGGGGAATGGAAACTGTGATTATGAATTGTGGAAGGAGCAGGGTCAGAGACCAGGTGATCTGTGTGTTCTTGAGCATCGATACTCCATGACGAGACAGCATCAAGAGCATCAGACTGAGGCTCCGATTGCGCATCATCCGGATCGCGGGAAGAGAGAAAATTAGGATTAGAGTTGGGGTTGGGGTTTGGCCAAGGAGGAGAAGAGAAGGCGGAGAGAGTCGCCATGGGAGGATCAAAAACGAATTTCGTAGGTGGAGTGGCGGAGAATTCAATTCTCTTGTCGTCGTTATTCGTCTGGAGACAGATTTTATTCTTTGCGTAGCTGTTTCAGTGAAATCATAAATTGTAAGTACTCCTACTACCGTCCTAGCTAGGATTTGAGACTTGATTGTCACAGTCTCCACCAAACCTACTCAATTTCCGTAAGAACGGGTCTCTTATCATTTTGGGCCAAATCCACGAACATATGTGGCGTCACATGGATTTTCGGCATGGATTTATGTGGCGGTGCTGGATTTGCTGTGAGAGACTGACGGACGAACTACTCCACTGGAGGAGGAGCCCAGTTTGTCCGCATGAACACCTATGGACACACAACTGGCTCGCGAATCGCGATCGAACTCTTCCTCTGTCAAATTACGAACAGAATTTCAAAAAGCAAATATCATCGTAGTTACCGGAAATGCTGTGATCAGAATCGCGATTTAGCTTCAAAACAAGGAATCCAAATATTAACATCATGAACctaagaaaattagaaaaagaaacatCGAGAGGAAAGGATTAGGGTTTGATGTTCACCAGACTAGTTTGCCGCCAAAGCTCCCTTTTACCAATTGATTAATTTCAAGgcaaaattttcaaatctttTTGCCTTCGATGAAACGGAAGCTCCTTTAGCGTTTCGGTTTCACATCGCGAACTAGATCGTACGGGCCCATTGGGCTCTTAAGACTTGGGCTGGGCCTTTTGACATCAAAAAGAGCCCAAGTTCCATTGGTTCATACGTTTCATAACGATGAAAGTAGAgcgagttgaaacttgaaactacGATGACAAATACAAAAGAGATACTGCAAATAAAGGTACACGACTCTCCAAAGGGCTCAACCTTCGATATAAAAGACAATTTTATCTCAGTAAGTTTAGAAGTATGAACATCCTTTGCAGAAAACTAAAATGTTGCCATCAGAAAGCCCTTCACAGCTTTCAAATGTATTTTCTTCTTCCCAAGAAGTTCACCGCTTAGTCCAACCTAGAGAGAAGCTCTATTTCTATGTCAGGAGACAGCGGGTTGAAGC contains:
- the LOC119982559 gene encoding glutathione S-transferase F13-like, which translates into the protein MALKLYALPFSTCSGRVLFCLHEKQADFELITVNIMTGEHKHPAFLAKNPFGVIPALDDGDLTLFESRAITAYVAEKFKDTGSDLLRLSNPKEAALVKVWVEVESQSYDPAISPIFFQHFIAPMRGQSTDQAVINANLEKLEKVLDVYEARLSKTKYLAGDFYSLADLHHLAYTHYFMKTPYAKVINERPHVKAWWEDISSRPASKKVMEGMTPP